A part of Methanothermobacter thermautotrophicus genomic DNA contains:
- a CDS encoding DUF86 domain-containing protein, which produces MKNEISSKLERLGEYLKILRGYQSHTLEDLKNDVTLRGAVERYLEVSIESCLDIGEMIISQERARKPETYREVIEILGEIGVLPEDFVDKFAPAAGFRNILVHMYAEIDIEKVYGYLQNNLDDINNFARFIAEYLKKS; this is translated from the coding sequence ATGAAAAATGAGATCTCATCAAAATTAGAAAGATTGGGAGAATACCTGAAAATATTGAGGGGTTATCAATCCCATACCCTGGAAGATTTGAAAAATGATGTCACGTTAAGGGGAGCTGTTGAAAGATACCTGGAGGTTTCCATAGAATCCTGCCTTGATATTGGAGAAATGATCATATCACAGGAAAGAGCCAGAAAACCAGAAACCTACAGAGAGGTAATAGAGATACTCGGGGAAATAGGAGTTTTACCAGAGGATTTTGTGGATAAATTCGCCCCAGCTGCAGGTTTCAGAAACATACTGGTTCATATGTACGCAGAAATAGATATTGAAAAGGTCTATGGATACCTGCAAAACAACCTGGATGATATAAACAATTTTGCAAGGTTCATCGCAGAATACCTTAAAAAATCATGA
- a CDS encoding cation-translocating P-type ATPase, translated as MGCECSSSSSDGNETLIMAASIALLAAGILLEIQGSMISILFLFAAIVAAGYRIFPAAVRSVLRGHFTVHVVILIAVIGAIALGDYTEAALVTVLYQIAEYLEEYAHRRSHRSVESLIKLRPRTARVLNGGERIMGVEEVEEGSTIGVKPGETIPLDGNVTRGTSQVDQSTITGESLPVTVGEGDEVFAGTQNLDGYLEVRVTRTAGATVLEGVIETVRRASLRRSRRERFIERFASIYTPTVTGLAALTAIIPVLAGGDPITWIYRALVLLVISCPCALLISTPVAMVSGMTAAARRGILVKGSEFLEKMASAGCIIFDKTGTLTEGKPEVIAVEPEERRDEILRIAASLEMKSGHPIAEAIVESYGGRTLDVTDFRSIPGRGVSGYIDGVRYTLGSPELAGGEATGGTEVHLAGPDGIIGIIRLRDSIRGSAGRITERLRERGIGTMMLTGDSEDTAAAVAAEIGADEYRGGLLPEDKMRIIRGLNSRGITVMVGDGVNDAPALAAADVGIAMGVRGSDVALETADITLVEDDLERIDELIDISRRTMDIIRVNTGLTVAVKLSLAVLSVIGLVPLWVAVAVGDMGLSLFVITGSLLIARV; from the coding sequence ATGGGATGTGAATGCAGCTCATCTTCATCAGATGGTAATGAAACACTGATTATGGCAGCATCCATAGCACTCCTTGCAGCAGGGATACTCCTTGAAATCCAGGGGAGCATGATATCAATTCTCTTCCTTTTTGCCGCGATTGTAGCCGCAGGATACAGGATATTCCCGGCTGCAGTCAGGTCAGTACTCAGGGGACACTTCACGGTGCACGTGGTCATACTCATCGCAGTAATCGGGGCCATTGCCCTGGGTGACTACACTGAAGCAGCCCTGGTAACAGTCCTGTATCAGATTGCAGAGTACCTCGAGGAGTACGCCCACAGAAGATCACATAGATCCGTGGAGTCCCTCATAAAACTCAGGCCCAGAACCGCGAGGGTCCTTAATGGAGGCGAGAGGATCATGGGGGTGGAGGAGGTTGAGGAGGGAAGCACCATAGGTGTAAAGCCAGGGGAGACGATACCCCTCGATGGAAACGTCACCAGGGGAACCTCACAGGTTGACCAGTCCACCATAACAGGCGAATCCCTCCCGGTTACCGTTGGTGAGGGCGATGAGGTATTTGCAGGTACACAGAACCTTGACGGGTACCTTGAGGTCAGGGTTACAAGGACCGCGGGGGCAACCGTCCTTGAAGGGGTTATTGAAACCGTCAGAAGAGCCTCCCTCAGGAGATCCAGGAGGGAGAGGTTCATTGAACGCTTCGCCTCAATCTACACACCCACGGTAACCGGTCTTGCAGCCCTCACAGCAATCATACCGGTACTGGCGGGAGGCGACCCGATCACCTGGATATACAGGGCCCTGGTTCTCCTGGTTATCTCATGCCCCTGCGCCCTCCTCATATCAACACCGGTCGCAATGGTCTCAGGGATGACCGCCGCAGCACGCAGGGGAATCCTTGTCAAGGGTTCAGAATTCCTTGAGAAGATGGCCTCGGCAGGATGCATCATATTCGATAAAACAGGGACCCTCACCGAGGGAAAACCTGAGGTGATCGCTGTCGAGCCAGAGGAGAGGAGGGATGAGATACTCAGGATAGCAGCGTCCCTTGAGATGAAATCAGGGCACCCCATTGCAGAGGCCATAGTGGAATCCTACGGTGGCAGGACCCTTGATGTGACAGACTTCAGGTCAATACCAGGGAGGGGGGTGTCAGGTTACATAGATGGAGTGAGGTACACCCTGGGAAGTCCTGAACTTGCAGGTGGAGAGGCCACTGGAGGTACAGAGGTCCACCTCGCAGGACCCGACGGTATTATCGGCATAATAAGACTAAGGGACAGTATCAGGGGGTCCGCAGGGAGGATCACAGAAAGGCTCAGGGAGCGGGGTATCGGGACCATGATGCTCACAGGTGACAGTGAGGACACTGCAGCAGCAGTTGCAGCGGAGATTGGCGCTGACGAATACCGTGGGGGCCTGCTCCCGGAGGATAAGATGAGGATAATACGTGGACTGAACTCCCGGGGGATCACAGTGATGGTGGGGGATGGTGTTAACGACGCTCCGGCACTGGCAGCGGCGGATGTTGGTATAGCAATGGGTGTCAGGGGATCTGATGTGGCCCTTGAAACCGCAGATATAACCCTGGTGGAGGACGACCTTGAGAGGATAGACGAACTCATTGACATCAGCAGGAGAACCATGGATATCATCAGGGTTAACACAGGGTTAACCGTTGCAGTGAAGCTTTCCCTGGCTGTTCTCTCTGTCATTGGCCTTGTACCCCTCTGGGTTGCCGTTGCAGTTGGTGATATGGGCCTTTCACTCTTTGTCATAACAGGCAGTCTTCTTATTGCAAGGGTCTAG
- a CDS encoding formylmethanofuran--tetrahydromethanopterin N-formyltransferase gives MEINGTVIEDTFSEAFTGRCVRATITARDMETVRRAALDATATPGAVIGRVEGGVESFLEGGDTPDGRPGATVQFYYALDDMEKFQVELSYRIRQDILVKPFTALYSSTPDPDGYLDMMKHVGHCGDGYEWVEEFNGREMINVPIAVPDFKIESRMGYREAIMGANFWYMCRDPDTVLEAGRAAIRAIDEVEGVVTPFDICSAASKPETNYPWIGPTTNHPYCPSLKEVLGDESRVPEGVGYIPEIVINGLTLEALEEAMRVGIEAVCRYDGVIMVSAGNYGGKLGDHRIELHGVLG, from the coding sequence ATGGAAATCAACGGAACAGTGATTGAGGATACATTCTCTGAGGCCTTCACAGGAAGGTGTGTGAGGGCCACCATAACGGCCCGTGACATGGAGACTGTAAGGAGGGCGGCCCTCGATGCCACCGCAACCCCCGGCGCAGTCATAGGCAGGGTTGAAGGTGGAGTTGAATCATTCCTGGAGGGAGGAGACACCCCGGACGGCAGACCCGGGGCCACGGTCCAGTTCTACTATGCCCTGGATGACATGGAGAAGTTCCAGGTGGAACTCTCCTACCGGATAAGGCAGGACATACTGGTGAAGCCCTTCACAGCCCTCTACAGCTCCACCCCCGACCCGGATGGATACCTGGATATGATGAAGCATGTGGGACACTGCGGTGATGGCTATGAGTGGGTGGAGGAGTTCAATGGCCGTGAAATGATCAACGTACCAATAGCCGTCCCTGACTTCAAAATAGAATCAAGGATGGGCTACAGGGAGGCAATCATGGGGGCCAACTTCTGGTACATGTGCAGGGACCCCGACACGGTACTGGAGGCAGGCAGGGCCGCCATAAGGGCCATAGATGAGGTTGAGGGTGTTGTGACTCCCTTCGACATATGCTCAGCGGCATCAAAGCCAGAGACAAATTACCCCTGGATAGGCCCCACCACCAACCACCCCTACTGCCCCAGCCTGAAGGAGGTGCTCGGTGACGAGTCCAGGGTCCCGGAGGGCGTCGGGTACATACCCGAGATAGTCATAAACGGCCTGACACTCGAGGCCCTCGAGGAGGCCATGAGGGTTGGGATAGAGGCTGTATGCAGGTACGATGGGGTCATCATGGTATCTGCAGGTAACTATGGCGGTAAACTGGGGGACCACAGGATAGAACTCCACGGTGTTCTTGGATGA
- a CDS encoding HPP family protein — MKVKEIMDKEFIVVSPEDEVVEVSLKMEETRKFTTPVVDGDGKLVGWVTSFDVMRGLRDGVELVSDIMQPPERIVHVNENDPARLAVLKTAHHKLVSIPVLDDDGRVVGVVRSFDIVETLSQLYEIKVYKIFEAMNEELKGVSWDELMEAAAIITRRRTGKRIKPKEYEERIRNSTFGEAIWATGGLEKFFVGLIAIGELVIARKIARARK; from the coding sequence ATGAAAGTTAAGGAGATTATGGATAAGGAGTTTATAGTGGTCTCCCCTGAGGATGAGGTTGTTGAGGTATCATTGAAGATGGAGGAGACCCGGAAGTTCACAACACCTGTCGTTGATGGGGATGGGAAGCTCGTTGGATGGGTTACAAGCTTTGATGTGATGAGGGGACTCAGGGATGGAGTTGAACTTGTCTCTGACATCATGCAGCCACCGGAAAGGATAGTCCATGTAAACGAGAACGACCCGGCAAGGCTCGCAGTCCTCAAAACAGCCCACCACAAACTCGTGAGCATCCCGGTCCTGGATGATGATGGAAGGGTTGTGGGGGTTGTCAGGTCCTTCGACATCGTTGAGACCCTATCCCAGCTCTATGAGATCAAGGTGTACAAGATATTCGAGGCCATGAACGAGGAGCTCAAGGGTGTGAGCTGGGATGAACTCATGGAAGCTGCAGCCATAATAACAAGGAGGCGCACAGGTAAGAGGATAAAACCGAAGGAGTATGAGGAAAGGATCCGGAATTCAACCTTCGGAGAGGCTATATGGGCAACAGGGGGTCTTGAAAAATTCTTTGTGGGTCTGATAGCCATAGGGGAACTTGTCATTGCAAGAAAGATTGCAAGGGCAAGGAAATAA
- a CDS encoding nucleotidyltransferase domain-containing protein — protein MFEKLVEFFEGKDEVDLAYLFGSTSRGDKGKLGDFDLGVLLRETLEEHGMLQFQLKLLDDLVSLLKADKVDLIIMNDAPLSLNYNIIKEGILLKDDEEKRIRFEKNIMSEYLDRKYYMDRHARIAINGIARQGLI, from the coding sequence GTGTTCGAAAAACTCGTGGAATTCTTTGAAGGGAAGGATGAGGTGGATTTAGCCTATCTTTTCGGCTCCACTTCCAGGGGGGATAAGGGGAAACTGGGCGATTTTGACCTGGGAGTTCTACTACGGGAAACCCTGGAAGAACATGGGATGTTACAGTTTCAATTGAAATTGCTTGATGATCTTGTATCCCTGCTTAAAGCAGATAAGGTTGATCTGATTATCATGAATGATGCACCACTCTCCTTAAATTATAATATCATAAAGGAGGGAATACTCCTGAAGGATGATGAGGAAAAAAGGATAAGGTTTGAGAAAAACATCATGTCAGAGTATCTGGATAGGAAGTACTATATGGACAGGCATGCGAGAATAGCCATCAATGGGATAGCCCGCCAGGGATTAATATGA
- a CDS encoding 4Fe-4S binding protein, with protein MKPLREVDVDYEIDSEKCRKCPDKPCLTSCPVDAIHQDPATGEVEIDDKCFGCVLCREACPYDAIKIRTTMAEPIRENVPVINPRICRGCGGCVSACRTGAIHLVSSGETGVHSEIDEDKCVRCGYCARACPTEAIKYGEILPRSVVGGKAVVINQRDCIGCMTCTRVCPSRGAIKVGKINRLPYIDPSYCARCEECMDVCPSAAIRYSSRKRAYENFSKLNNMEIAGEILERESEKLVKNLGRMDSVLRAVRRGLSDDSPEYSVDVTDEIRDGIEELVDSNLHIYELNHIIDFTKPSRRIRVLEERCIGCGLCVDECPVGVIEPTAPAPVKILDGCVFCGRCRGVCPVDAIEITEEGFRARDGRIYLERRILTGPRRGSVEVDHMVCQRCGVCVNHCPVDAMNLNDEVEVDADKCILCGECQDICPVTAVRLNLEDDNLE; from the coding sequence GTGAAGCCCCTGAGGGAAGTTGACGTTGACTATGAGATTGACAGTGAGAAGTGCAGGAAATGCCCTGATAAGCCATGCCTCACCTCATGCCCGGTCGACGCGATACACCAGGACCCCGCCACAGGGGAGGTTGAGATAGACGATAAATGCTTCGGATGCGTCCTCTGCAGGGAGGCCTGTCCCTACGATGCCATAAAGATAAGGACAACCATGGCAGAGCCCATCAGGGAGAACGTGCCCGTTATAAACCCCAGGATCTGCAGGGGCTGCGGCGGCTGTGTATCCGCCTGCAGGACAGGGGCCATACATCTGGTATCATCTGGTGAAACAGGTGTCCACAGTGAGATAGACGAGGATAAATGTGTCCGATGCGGTTACTGTGCAAGGGCATGCCCCACAGAGGCCATAAAGTACGGGGAGATCCTCCCAAGGTCAGTGGTGGGGGGTAAGGCCGTGGTGATTAACCAGAGGGACTGCATAGGCTGCATGACCTGCACCAGGGTCTGCCCCTCAAGGGGGGCCATAAAGGTCGGTAAGATCAACAGGTTACCCTACATAGACCCCTCCTACTGTGCAAGGTGTGAGGAATGCATGGACGTATGCCCCTCAGCAGCAATCAGGTACTCCTCAAGGAAGAGGGCCTACGAAAACTTCTCAAAACTCAACAACATGGAGATAGCAGGGGAGATACTTGAGAGGGAATCAGAGAAACTCGTGAAAAACCTTGGAAGGATGGACTCTGTTCTTAGGGCAGTCAGGAGAGGACTATCAGATGACAGCCCGGAATACAGTGTGGATGTCACCGATGAAATAAGGGACGGTATAGAGGAACTCGTCGACTCCAACCTCCATATATATGAACTCAACCACATAATAGACTTCACCAAACCCTCAAGGCGAATAAGGGTCCTTGAGGAGAGGTGCATAGGATGCGGCCTCTGCGTTGACGAGTGCCCGGTGGGTGTTATAGAACCCACAGCCCCGGCCCCGGTAAAGATACTTGATGGATGCGTATTCTGCGGAAGATGCAGGGGTGTATGCCCCGTAGATGCCATTGAGATCACAGAGGAGGGATTCAGGGCCAGAGACGGCAGGATATACCTTGAGAGGAGGATCCTGACAGGTCCAAGGAGGGGCTCAGTTGAGGTTGATCACATGGTCTGCCAGAGGTGCGGTGTATGCGTTAACCACTGCCCTGTGGATGCCATGAATCTCAATGATGAGGTTGAGGTTGACGCTGATAAATGCATACTCTGCGGTGAATGCCAGGACATATGTCCTGTCACTGCGGTGAGGCTGAACCTGGAGGATGATAACCTTGAATAG
- a CDS encoding carbohydrate kinase family protein — translation MRFDAVGLGALNMDQLHMVERIAGPDEETFVRGIIESCGGSAANTMIGLSRLGLRTAHLGKVADDREGGLLRGNLLSEGVTDFTVVADTGRSGRVMGFVDPEGNRALYVDPGVNDTLRVDEVDEEALNTELLHLTSFAGDGINVQVDVIEALDESVTVSLDPGHLYASRGVSELSDILERTDILLTNQGELEMMTGTGDPEEAASLLGIGVVVVKMGARGVMAWDGEHVMVDPVRTECIDTTGAGDAFNAGFLYAWLAGFSLEVSCRFGNYIASRCIEGYGATGSLPGTEALDVLRRYAEG, via the coding sequence ATGAGGTTCGATGCAGTGGGTCTTGGAGCCCTAAACATGGACCAGCTCCACATGGTTGAGAGGATAGCAGGCCCCGATGAGGAGACCTTCGTGAGGGGAATCATTGAATCCTGTGGGGGCTCAGCAGCCAACACCATGATAGGCCTCTCAAGGCTCGGCCTGAGGACAGCCCATCTAGGTAAGGTCGCCGATGACAGGGAGGGAGGACTCCTGAGGGGTAACCTCTTGTCAGAGGGGGTCACGGATTTCACCGTCGTAGCGGATACAGGTAGAAGCGGCCGTGTGATGGGCTTCGTTGACCCTGAAGGTAACAGGGCCCTCTACGTTGATCCTGGGGTCAACGATACCCTCAGGGTGGATGAGGTGGATGAGGAGGCCCTTAACACAGAACTGCTGCACCTTACATCCTTCGCAGGTGATGGCATAAACGTCCAGGTGGACGTGATTGAGGCACTGGACGAATCCGTGACCGTCAGCCTGGACCCTGGGCACCTATATGCCTCTAGGGGAGTTTCTGAGCTTTCAGATATCCTTGAGCGCACTGACATCCTCCTCACAAACCAGGGGGAACTTGAGATGATGACAGGGACAGGTGACCCTGAGGAGGCAGCATCACTCCTGGGGATAGGGGTGGTTGTTGTTAAGATGGGCGCCCGCGGCGTAATGGCCTGGGATGGTGAACATGTGATGGTGGATCCGGTGAGGACTGAATGTATTGATACTACCGGGGCAGGGGACGCCTTCAATGCCGGTTTCCTCTACGCATGGCTGGCTGGCTTCAGTCTCGAGGTTTCATGCCGCTTTGGAAACTATATAGCCTCGCGGTGCATCGAGGGGTACGGTGCCACAGGATCCCTCCCCGGGACTGAGGCCCTTGATGTCCTCAGGAGGTATGCTGAGGGTTGA
- a CDS encoding pyridoxamine 5'-phosphate oxidase family protein, whose product MMTPEMMDAIEKDLVFVATADEEGTPNVVPIGFARPLDEKTILIADNYMKKTIRNLHENPRIALIPENARECPYQFKGTVEIFKSGKYFDMVVEWAQNVMTELEPKSAILMTVEEIYSVKPGPEAGERVA is encoded by the coding sequence ATGATGACACCCGAGATGATGGATGCAATTGAAAAGGACCTGGTTTTTGTTGCAACCGCAGATGAGGAAGGAACCCCCAACGTTGTTCCAATAGGCTTCGCAAGGCCCCTGGATGAGAAGACAATCCTCATCGCAGATAATTACATGAAAAAAACCATAAGGAACCTCCACGAAAACCCCAGGATAGCACTGATACCAGAGAATGCAAGAGAATGCCCCTACCAGTTCAAAGGAACAGTAGAAATATTTAAATCCGGAAAATACTTTGACATGGTCGTTGAGTGGGCACAGAACGTCATGACAGAACTTGAACCAAAATCAGCCATACTCATGACCGTCGAGGAGATATATTCAGTGAAACCAGGACCGGAGGCCGGTGAAAGGGTGGCTTGA
- a CDS encoding 4Fe-4S binding protein, giving the protein MDIIFKKKLEDLQRDVALKSMDLEESPGDVEVELESCRVLDKFIDITPKCVRCNLCFEECPVDAISGSSSSKPARILENCVKCEICAQTCPVRCINVVESTATIGDEEVTYNLEYVRIPHRLLRMKNIEVTDRCTACGTCTRFCPTGAIQLDQEIAVVDESICIGCGACVNVCPSDAVELERELGPVIETRRLLVDQDACVECLVCEENCPTGAIRIEDGEVVVDSDKCILCEVCSTRCPVAALKLERLADES; this is encoded by the coding sequence ATGGATATAATCTTTAAGAAGAAACTGGAGGACCTCCAGAGGGATGTTGCATTAAAGTCGATGGACCTTGAGGAGAGCCCTGGGGACGTTGAGGTGGAACTTGAAAGCTGCAGGGTTCTGGACAAATTCATAGACATAACACCGAAGTGTGTCAGGTGCAATCTCTGTTTTGAGGAGTGCCCTGTGGATGCCATATCAGGATCATCCTCATCAAAACCTGCAAGGATACTTGAAAACTGTGTCAAGTGTGAGATATGCGCCCAGACCTGCCCTGTCAGGTGCATAAACGTTGTTGAGAGCACCGCCACCATCGGTGATGAGGAAGTGACCTACAACCTGGAATACGTCAGGATCCCCCACCGTCTACTCCGGATGAAGAACATAGAGGTCACAGATAGATGCACCGCATGCGGGACCTGCACAAGGTTCTGTCCCACAGGCGCAATTCAGTTAGATCAGGAAATTGCGGTGGTCGATGAATCTATCTGCATTGGCTGTGGGGCCTGCGTCAACGTCTGCCCCTCAGATGCGGTGGAACTTGAAAGGGAACTGGGCCCAGTGATTGAGACTCGCAGGCTCCTGGTTGATCAGGATGCATGTGTCGAGTGCCTCGTCTGTGAGGAGAACTGTCCCACCGGGGCCATAAGGATTGAGGATGGAGAGGTTGTGGTTGATAGTGATAAATGCATTCTATGTGAGGTTTGTTCCACAAGGTGTCCTGTGGCAGCACTGAAACTGGAGAGGTTGGCAGATGAAAGTTAA
- a CDS encoding energy-converting hydrogenase A, subunit R: MITLNRVFVTDCEGPVSLNDNAFEAAAHFIPDGDRFFRKVSQFDDILADEIRRPGYNAGDTLKLIVPFLIAHGVTDEKLREFSERTLRLVPGADETLRLAGRLMPSYIVSTSYRHYIEALCRHLDFPLENTRHTTLTLDVEIPDDEREMLRRLTGEVIEGDFEDLDEIFFHMIPGMEAGKILHGVKTVGGDGKRVALMEILSELELPPESAMYVGDSITDVEPLRELNGRGLAVSFNGNRYALREAEVAVISTDSRALTPLIDLHSRFGRNYIVEFVRAYSENPERALESFRIDFRVADEFRRVFRGDYPIITLIDEEADLLDASMEVRKKIRGEDVGSLG, from the coding sequence ATGATAACCTTGAATAGGGTTTTCGTAACAGACTGCGAGGGACCGGTATCACTCAATGATAACGCCTTTGAAGCAGCAGCCCACTTCATCCCCGACGGTGACAGGTTCTTCAGGAAGGTGAGCCAGTTTGATGACATACTGGCAGATGAGATCAGGAGGCCCGGCTACAATGCAGGGGACACCCTCAAACTGATAGTACCCTTCCTCATAGCCCACGGAGTCACCGATGAGAAGCTGAGGGAGTTCTCAGAGAGGACCCTCAGACTGGTCCCAGGGGCTGATGAAACCCTGAGACTTGCAGGGAGGCTCATGCCATCCTACATAGTGAGCACCAGCTACAGGCACTACATCGAGGCCCTCTGCAGGCACCTGGACTTTCCCCTGGAGAACACCAGGCACACAACCCTCACCCTTGACGTGGAAATCCCCGATGATGAGAGGGAGATGCTCAGGAGGCTCACCGGGGAGGTAATCGAGGGGGACTTCGAGGACCTGGATGAGATATTCTTCCACATGATACCCGGTATGGAGGCGGGTAAGATACTCCATGGGGTGAAGACCGTTGGAGGGGACGGTAAGAGGGTTGCCCTCATGGAGATCCTCTCTGAACTTGAACTTCCCCCGGAATCCGCCATGTACGTGGGTGACAGCATAACAGACGTTGAACCCCTCAGGGAACTCAATGGGAGGGGCCTCGCCGTGTCCTTCAACGGTAATCGCTACGCCCTCAGGGAGGCAGAGGTGGCGGTCATCTCCACTGACTCAAGGGCGCTGACACCACTGATAGACCTCCACTCAAGGTTCGGGAGGAATTACATAGTGGAATTCGTCAGGGCCTACTCTGAAAACCCTGAAAGGGCCCTTGAATCATTCAGGATAGACTTCAGGGTGGCGGATGAGTTCAGGAGGGTTTTCAGGGGGGACTACCCCATCATAACTCTCATCGATGAGGAGGCCGACCTCCTGGATGCAAGCATGGAGGTCAGGAAGAAGATCCGGGGGGAGGATGTCGGATCCCTCGGCTGA
- a CDS encoding pseudomurein-binding repeat-containing protein: protein MRYVCMLLACMLLMNTAGYAVAADNTASVAGYTVEEQCSEHSQCELMNESETGSLDTGEQSTAGDPGKNESPCTPDADETTVTESGGPLNVNGSSSSPGSVTVNLENSTGTVRAAGDSAGITSVTIREAAADLVKYIETHGKLPATVSVGGQKLDTARFLDLMLKDLLKLAGSRISLTLRTVGNAPNPSGSATGKLSKSAYLKVASSVLKFIDSNRRAPNYVSSAIGKISYDNLVYAVASILTFQGSSGRLPNYVTVKKISTSTAPPASLRNRAENDPYTGESTSRYLAATANCQVNDQAIKSLAANLTAGLTGAWDKATAIFNWVRDRISYSFYYNTRYGAVGTLRYRTGNCVDHSHLLVALFRASGIAARYVHGTCTFTSGNTYGHVWAQVLVGDTWYAADATSSKNSLGAVNSWNTATANIRGIYASLPF, encoded by the coding sequence ATGAGATATGTGTGCATGCTCCTTGCATGCATGCTCCTCATGAATACAGCAGGTTATGCAGTGGCAGCTGATAACACAGCATCCGTGGCTGGATACACCGTGGAGGAACAGTGTTCAGAGCACAGTCAATGTGAACTCATGAATGAAAGTGAAACAGGATCTTTAGATACAGGGGAGCAGAGCACAGCCGGTGATCCTGGGAAGAATGAATCCCCCTGTACTCCAGATGCAGATGAAACCACGGTCACAGAATCGGGAGGTCCGCTGAATGTTAATGGCAGCAGCAGTTCACCCGGTTCAGTGACTGTGAACCTGGAGAACTCCACCGGCACAGTGAGGGCTGCAGGTGACAGTGCAGGCATAACTTCTGTGACCATCAGGGAAGCTGCAGCGGACCTGGTGAAGTACATTGAAACCCACGGTAAACTGCCGGCGACTGTTTCGGTGGGAGGTCAGAAACTGGATACTGCCAGGTTCCTTGACCTCATGCTGAAGGACCTTCTGAAGCTTGCAGGGTCCAGGATCTCACTGACGCTGCGCACAGTTGGCAACGCACCGAACCCCTCAGGTTCAGCCACAGGAAAACTATCAAAGTCAGCTTATCTCAAAGTGGCATCCAGTGTACTTAAATTCATAGACAGCAACAGGAGAGCACCCAATTACGTGAGTTCGGCCATAGGAAAGATATCCTATGACAACCTTGTCTACGCGGTTGCAAGTATCCTCACCTTCCAGGGCAGCAGTGGCAGACTCCCAAACTACGTCACAGTGAAGAAAATCAGCACATCAACAGCACCCCCTGCATCACTCAGGAACAGGGCAGAGAACGATCCCTACACCGGTGAGAGCACCTCCCGGTACCTTGCTGCAACCGCGAACTGTCAGGTTAATGATCAGGCAATTAAATCACTGGCAGCAAACCTGACAGCAGGATTAACCGGTGCATGGGATAAGGCGACAGCGATATTCAACTGGGTGCGTGACAGGATAAGCTACAGCTTCTACTACAACACAAGGTATGGAGCAGTGGGTACACTCAGATACAGGACAGGTAACTGTGTGGATCACTCGCACCTCCTGGTCGCCCTCTTCAGGGCTTCAGGTATAGCAGCCAGGTACGTGCATGGGACCTGCACCTTCACCTCAGGTAACACCTACGGCCATGTATGGGCGCAGGTGCTGGTGGGTGACACATGGTACGCTGCAGATGCCACCAGCTCAAAAAACAGCCTCGGTGCTGTGAACAGCTGGAACACTGCAACAGCAAATATCAGGGGAATATACGCCAGCCTTCCCTTTTAA